The genome window TACAACTCACTGTCCATGCTCAGGAACGTCAATGTTTTGTTAAACGTACAGGACATACCTTTTATCATATCTACATAACCGCTCCCAGGGCCACCTGTCTCAGGAAAAAACACTTCACCTCCATCGAATTCGCTCAATCGTAGGAACTCACACTGTCTTCTCATACTTAGTCTTTTCAGTAACTTAGGCCCTCGATAGTCCTGATCGGCATCAAGCATGGAAGTCACCGGCTTCCCTTCACGAACATCGTGTTTCAATGATCCGTACAATTGGCTTCGTTTTCGCTTAACGCAACTGGCTTCAATATTTCCACACTCATAAAATCTTTCATCACATTTGGCCTGATCTATATCGCAATAACCCATCCCGTCTTTCGGCGCATCTCCAAACTTCGACGAGTTCAACACATTCACAAACGATACGGCGATTGCTGATTTACTGGGAGCTCTACTGCATCCATCCTCTTCCGATTCCTCTTGTTCCTGCGCCGGATGGCGCTTTAACAGAAGTTCACACTCCTGTCTCAACTGACTATATATTTCCGCGCTAACACGTCTCTGCTCGGCTATATATTTTTTCGCCATCTCCTGCACCCAGATGTCACTTTTGCAGTTATAGTACTGCATGCCGAGTTGGCGTAGCATCATATAAGCATCGGAGGACAGCCCGTATAGCGAACGGGGCGTGAAAAAGAACAGCACTGGACCTTGATTGAAGTAAGGCGCAAGGGAAGCAGATTTGGTGGCCCCAGGAGGGGCGATCCACATCGAGACCACCTGAATTTGCTTGTTGATCCAGGTGGTCAGCTCCGGGAGAGTCCACGAATCGTTGCCGTGAAATTCCTACGAAAACAGTTTGAATAAAATCAAAGTAAGGTGGTGTCATGACGCCAACGTTGTTTACTCACTATCGTCTCGTTCCATAAATAAAGTCGAATAGCAGGTACTTCTTCAACCCCAAAAGTACTGGAAGACTCGCCCGTAACAACGCCGAAAGCCACCTCTTGGAAGGGATCTTTCTCCAGCCACTTGAGCGATGTTTGGTAAAACCGATTATATTGCTTTCGATTGCTGTTCACGTCAAGAAATGCGACAACTACCGCCTAGAAGTAacgaaatattaaaaaaaaataagaattggAGATGTGGCATTAACATTCTCGCACTTACATCCTTCCCCGTCATGAAACTCATCAGGTCCCCGGGTCCTACCATCCTCTGGATGGGATTGATCAACGATTGCACAAACCGAGAAAGGGCTGCATTGGTCCAAACCTGATGAAACTGTACTGCCATCCCGTTCGGTTGATATGCCATCAGCACCGGCCAGGATTGCACCTTCGAGTACTGCAATCGGCACTCGCCACCTGGCTGCCAACAGTTGATGGCCGCGAAGTGAGCCTCCCGGAAGTAAAGCCTAGCCACGTGCTCGTACACCGACCGCGCATGTTGGCTTTCGGCACACCAAGGTGCATAGTAAAACACGAAGGAGAGCTCCGATTGAGATACACGGGTTTGGGTAGGCCCTAGCGCTCCCGATGGCCAGTCGTTTACGAGGGATCCTTTCGAGAAGAATGGTGCGGGTGGTGGTGCTTTCGATATTCTAGGTGGactggaaaaaaaagttttaaacaaAACATGCTCGTGTATAGTGCATAATATTTATTAAATACTAGTCGACGCGTcggacgttgtcctgcatagtagacgaaaatgcgcgttgttaactgctcatgcgaaatttccatatgaatcttaattttagtttttcatgatttactcaacttGCATAAGAAAACTCAATTTGcataagaaaaataataattttcgtagGAAAATAttaggaggaatgacggctttggcaggttttgttccattattgtcagggggcatatcaaagaatattgtggccaaatttcataaaattcggtagacaaaaacccccctgacaataataaaacaaaacctgccaaagccgtcttttcccctatataaacccgtcggaaacggcaCGGAAAACTCCGTCGGAACttccggatcggaagcgaacaccatctttgcagggttgctgtcgggcattcttgcaacatgcccttcccatcgtacccttccggcttactggatactgggttcggcgtagagctgggtgagctcgtggttcattcttcgtcgccacacaccgtcttctttgcacaccaccaaagatggtcgTAATCACCCATCTCTCGAATACATACGTTATATAATATGTTACGTGAAAAGTATGATGGAAAAAAGGCACATATGTTTTCACGTAGCATTGACGTGtagattattttgagtgtagttCTTTATTTCTCGTCCTGTAAGGAATCCCACATTAGGTGACCCCGACGCGGACGACGTAATCGTATTCGTAGaaggggctacaacccatgattaatttcttttaataagctccaattgcggggggcaccggtTTTGATGATGTATTTACACTTgctctacacagctgtgcgaaaataatatggtccccaacataaaatgagcgagaaaaacgtgttttatcaaaccccctcggtggggggcgcctatccgaatcagtttttttttacgtaaactacgtctaaggggaagactcggatacaggatgactgtcaaattgttgttcgaacaacttcacacacgttaaaacaaagcagcaaccgaagcgttttcttgggggtggagtcaatgttcgtcgaactgcttgactggtgtgtacgttgcataatgtagtgcatggtgtataaaaagtgatgcagataggggcatgtttgtgcaggcatgagacgatcaattgttatcaatgccaatgcccttgctagtaatgcaatcatcacaatgtaattgcacaaacatatttatattagaaaacgactttggaaaaatgttgagcatttttttttgcaaactgaaaactaataaggccgttacacatatttattaaaaattatggtcaacgcaaggtcaaggtctactggtctccgcaaagtcaagggggagggggtaatcttattcttctactgaattgagcggcgtgaaaatttgaatgcagaggtttttgggccgggaaggttcttaagatggttcgagaccctctcctctttgaaacctggctcctatacaaatgaaacagaaatttcatcatcactcgagatcaagcaaatggaatcaaatctggcgtgtggaggttttggaaggaaagatatgtttctgtgatggTTTGCAACGCCCCCCCATTCTGGAAgggagggctcccatacaaatgaaccaaaaattgctgcataactcgagaactaatcagagaataaatcaattttagacgaagcaaagttcgtcgggtttgctagtaaaaaataaataataaaatggaaaaaaaataaataaaaaaaaaactcggatttgtttaagaatgttttgaaagttctcaaaatttaccggaaaaTTTTTGTGTTGCccctcaaatttttatttttgagcaaaacaatccgaaggggggggggagaaatatttgaaaaaaatatttatatcggcctaataatattttgcccaattaaatgcgcgcctgaatcagaaggatttaactttgattcaggaagtgtgactgcacttaagatatttttataatacgtgggtgcaatcatgcggtacttattgtacacgacaaaagctcgaagaacgcatacgttcttgaagggggctatatgagttacaatagagctatcaccttcttgctccc of Armigeres subalbatus isolate Guangzhou_Male unplaced genomic scaffold, GZ_Asu_2 Contig491, whole genome shotgun sequence contains these proteins:
- the LOC134204266 gene encoding thioredoxin domain-containing protein 11-like; its protein translation is MTALTPAWEQQTAEDTSSSHGSLKKADEVQRASRRRISSSLAPWEKPVTSESSPSHALGAEEQSSGTPLLTRLGAIGVDDESKKQNNANDDVEHEPESASELALNYHYTGQETSEDPQNGSSNNHTRRYSRISMIIIYGREALCILALILTTYASIQNSPPRISKAPPPAPFFSKGSLVNDWPSGALGPTQTRVSQSELSFVFYYAPWCAESQHARSVYEHVARLYFREAHFAAINCWQPGGECRLQYSKVQSWPVLMAYQPNGMAVQFHQVWTNAALSRFVQSLINPIQRMVGPGDLMSFMTGKDAVVVAFLDVNSNRKQYNRFYQTSLKWLEKDPFQEVAFGVVTGESSSTFGVEEVPAIRLYLWNETIEFHGNDSWTLPELTTWINKQIQVVSMWIAPPGATKSASLAPYFNQGPVLFFFTPRSLYGLSSDAYMMLRQLGMQYYNCKSDIWVQEMAKKYIAEQRRVSAEIYSQLRQECELLLKRHPAQEQEESEEDGCSRAPSKSAIAVSFVNVLNSSKFGDAPKDGMGYCDIDQAKCDERFYECGNIEASCVKRKRSQLYGSLKHDVREGKPVTSMLDADQDYRGPKLLKRLSMRRQCEFLRLSEFDGGEVFFPETGGPGSGYVDMIKGMSCTFNKTLTFLSMDSELYHAFAERLGVDVLHMPNKSIAVIVDPEDESTYLLKNEVNLPNLAKLVHDFYNRTYPRFFRS